In a genomic window of Vigna angularis cultivar LongXiaoDou No.4 chromosome 6, ASM1680809v1, whole genome shotgun sequence:
- the LOC108341811 gene encoding plastid-lipid-associated protein, chloroplastic, giving the protein MASLSHLNKLLCVPPLNSSASVLPPRSLGIWTKPVGRPRMVAEIATSAWRVRAVTSEDEWGTEKEEKEEAYGGGVSVEEKVAVEPETENLKKALVGSFYGTNRGLKATSETRAEIVELITQLEAKNPTPAPTDALALLNGKWILAYTSFAGLFPLLSSGTLPLVKVEEISQTIDSENFTVQNSVQFAGPLATTSISTNAKFDVRSPKRVQIKFDEGIIGTPQLTDSLEIPENVEFLGQKIDLTPFKGIFTSVQDTASSVAKTISSQPPLKIPISNSNAQSWLLTTYLDQELRISRADGGSVFVLIKEGSSLLTI; this is encoded by the exons ATGGCGTCTCTCTCACACCTCAACAAACTTCTATGCGTTCCACCGCTCAACTCTTCAGCCTCTGTTTTGCCACCACGCTCGCTTGGGATTTGGACCAAGCCCGTCGGAAGGCCGAGGATGGTCGCCGAAATAGCGACTTCAGCGTGGCGTGTCCGAGCGGTGACGAGCGAAGACGAGTGGGGCAcggagaaggaggagaaggaggaggCGTACGGCGGTGGCGTGTCGGTGGAGGAGAAAGTGGCGGTGGAGCCGGAGACAGAGAACCTGAAGAAGGCTTTGGTGGGTTCGTTCTACGGCACGAATCGTGGACTGAAGGCAACGAGCGAAACGAGAGCGGAGATCGTGGAATTGATCACTCAGCTTGAGGCCAAGAACCCTACCCCTGCTCCAACCGACGCCTTGGCTCTCCTCAACGGAAAATGGATTCTCGC GTATACATCCTTTGCAGGTTTATTTCCGTTGTTGTCAAGTGGAACACTTCCGTTGGTCAAGGTAGAGGAAATATCTCAGACTATCGACTCGGAAAATTTCACTGTCCAAAACTCTGTTCAGTTCGCTGGTCCTTTGGCCACCACCTCAATTAGTACAAACGCCAAATTCGATGTCCGAAGTCCAAAACGTGTTCAG ATCAAATTTGATGAAGGCATCATTGGCACACCACAGCTTACAGACTCGCTAGAGATACCAGAAAATGTGGAGTTTCTGGGTCAAAAGATTGACCTTACACCTTTCAAAGGCATCTTCACCTCTGTTCAAGACACAGCCTCATCGGTTGCGAAAACAATTTCAAGCCAGCCTCCCTTGAAGATCCCAATTTCCAATAGCAATGCTCAGTCCTGGTTACTCACTACATACCTTGACCAAGAATTGCGTATCTCAAGGGCTGATGGTGGCAGTGTCTTTGTTCTCATCAAAGAAGGAAGCTctcttttaacaatttaa